From the genome of Oscillatoria sp. FACHB-1407:
CTCGCGGTTCAAAAATGCGTTCTTTGGGAGCCAACAATTTGAGATCTCCCAAAGCTCCCTGTTCGTCATCCACAATGGGATAACACAGAACAGGAAAAGATTCAGACTGCGCATCAAACAAACTAGAGCAAAATTGCAGGGGTTCTCCTTGCAGGAGAAATTGATAAATTTCAGGGTACTGTTCGATCGATGTAACAGTTCCTTTTAAGGAAATACCGGAATCAGTGTATTCATAACATACCGTTGCGGTTTGAGTTTTAAGGTCATAAAGGCTAGCATGGCAACTAATCAGATTCAACGCCAGGGCTAGTTTTTGCACAGCCGTTTCTAAAATGGCAGCCTCGCTCAACGTGCCATGAATTTTGTCAGTAATCAGTCTCAACACCGCTTCTGCATTGAGAGATTTTTGCAGTTGCATCGTTCTCTGCCGCACTTGCGATTCTAAATCTGCATTCAGTTGTTGGACGTGTTGATAAAGTTCTGCTTGTTGAATCGCAACTGCCAGTTGCATTTCTAACCGTTGCAGCATGTTGACTTCCCAGTCTTGCCACACATGGACTGAAGCACAGTGATGAACAATTAACAGTCCCCAGATTTGAGTTGCTGGAGTCCCCATCAAGCGAGTCGGTAAATGTTTTTCACTACTATCAACTGCAACGTTATTGCTCAGAAATGACGAATTGCTCAGTAGTTGAGATGTTGTTTGAATGATGGGAATCGTTAATTGTGACTTGACCTGAAAGATTTCCAGAAGTTGCATATAGGCAGGGTCAAGGTCAGACTTTGAGATGTCTATCAGAGCTTGGCTTTGACCTTGCTGATAGGGTTGAATGAAGCGTCGCTGCTCAATCCCCGATGACCCAATCTCCCATCCCAACAGCGATGGATAATCAGACGAACACGACTCGACGACAACGGAGCCAATGCTATTTGGGGTTGTGGGGCGGTAAATCACAACGCGATCGGCTCCTAACAGTTGTTGCACCTGATTGACAGTCGTTTGTAAGACAACTTTCAAATCTAGCGATCGCCGAATGGCTTGGGCGACATCTTCCAACAGTTGTTCTTGTTTTAACTGCGATTGCAGTGCATTCTCAGCCTGCTGGCGATCGCTGATGTCGTGAATAACAGAGTAGAGCAACTCCCTGTCCTGAAGATTCAGCTGACTGCAATGAACTTCAACCTGTCGAATTTCACCAGATGCAAGACGATGGGGAAAAACCCAACAGTAGGTTTTCTGAGAACAGGTTTGCGCTATGCTCGCCTGGACATCTTGAGGGGGTAACTGATTGATGTCAGTAATTTTCATCTGCTTTAAGACATCAATGGGATAGCCGTAAAACCTCGCAGCAGCAGGGTTTGCATCAACAATCTTGGCAGTAACCGGGTCAATCAGTAATTTAATAGCAGGGCTAGATTCAAAGGCTTGACGATAAAACTCCAACGCCTCTTGTTGTGTCTTTTTACTTTGAACTTGATCAGTGATATTGATAATTGAAAAGACGATCTGGTTAATGGTTCCAAACACATCTTTGAGCGGCGAACCATTAATTGATAAGTAACGCCGCTCCCCATTGTCAAGGGCGATCGCATGTTGTATCTCAGACACAGCTTCACCCGTTGTCATCACTCGTACAAAAGGCAACTCCGCTTCAGGAAATGGATTTCCCTCAATGTCTGTAATCTTCCAATCAGACGCATTGTAAAAACGCTGAGTAATTAATGATTTTGGAATACCTAAAATCTTCTCCGCTGCATCATTTACAAATGTAATTTGCCCGTTAGTATTCACCAAAATAATGGCAGCAACATTGGTGTTAAGAATACCTTCCAGCACATTATGATCGAGTGGCAGCCTCTCGTTTAAATATGGTTGTAAATTAACTTCTACGGGGTTCATTGACGGAGCCATAATATTCCCCCTGACACATCCAGAAGAACCAGATGTTTGTCCTGTATTTAGAGATCGCCCCTATCTATATATTTTCATACCGTTTGTCTACTGATAGCATCAGTTAAAATTATGAAGATTGTTTCTAGACTTGAACTTGACCTGAGTATTATCACGGATTATTGCCTGCCAATCCTTGCTGTTTACTTAAACAATTGGAACTTAACTCTCCAGTTAACCGGAGAGTTTAACGTAAACCTATGGCATCAAGGAGGTGGTTATGTTAGCTCAAGACGAGTTAAAACGGATTGGTTTTGTAGCACAGGAAAGCGGATTACCCATCAAAACAATTCGCTATTACGATGAGTTAGGTTTGCTCAAAACCGTAGGTCGAACTGAAGGCAATTACCGACTCTTTAACTCAGACGTATTGAGCCGTTTGCGGTTTATCAAACGGGCTCAAAGCCTTGGGTTGAGCTTGTTAGAAATTAAGATTTTTTTGGCTGTCCATGATCAGGGCAATCTACCTTGCGATCGCATTCAAGAAAAGCTGGAAAATAAGCTGGATGAAATTGAACAACGCATTCAGCAATTACAAATTCTCAAACAAGAATTGAGTGAACTTTTATCTGGATGGACAACGGTTTCTGAACCAGTTTCTAAATCAATGGAAGAAACCATTTGCCCCATTCTTCAACGATAAAGTCCTATCGCAATCCTGTTTGGCTTGTGAAAAAGCAGAGCGATAAGGTTACGGGTCATTCGTCACGGGTCATTCACATCCCATACACCAGTGACGAATGATGAATGACGAATGACTAAAGTCGTAGAGTGCTTTACAAGCAGTTCTACAGTTACACCTGTCTGCCTGATAAAGCTTCTGAAATGCAACAATTGTGTTCTTAATTCTCGTTCCCAGCTTCTAGCCAGGGCGGATTTAGAGCAACTTACCTTTAAACATTTCTCATTTCGTTTGAGATTTTCTTATCCCCAATACTGGTCAATTATTGGGGATAGAGCCTTGAAGGATAAGCTACTCCTCAACAAATTTATGTTGTTTCAAGCCATTGCAGCGACCCTTCAATCATCCCAAGGTGCCTAATGCCAAGCCTCAACAATAGGACAACAGACAGGATAGGGGCGTTCCGCAAAACGCTCTGACAAAACCGTTTAGATGTAGCCAGAATTCAGAGAAACGGTATAACATTCGTCGGTTCGTCTAACCCTTGATTTTCGATTGTCTGCGCAGACAGGCTTGACTCCGGTAGCCGCAAATGAATTCGCCAGGGTTGTAGACGTTAGTTAGGACGGAGTCTGGGGATGCCCCCCTGCACTCCCTGCCCAATCTCAACAGTTGCTATAGGACGCAGTAGGGCTTCGTAAAGCCTACTGCGTCCTTGCCTTTAGGAGCGGCTAAGCGGGATAGATGCGTAAGCGACAATCGGGTTCTGTGCCAACGCTGGTCGATTTAAGGCGGTAGTGCTCTACAAATTCGTGTTGCATTTTGCGAACCTCGGCAGATCGTGGCAACAACTCCACAGGTTGTCCTTTGGGAATCACCACCTGCTCTACTGCCAGTCGTGCTTCCTCCAGCGCATCCCACTCATCATCTTCATCACCGTTATAAGCTGGCTTTCCCCATTCAGGAGTAGGCACGCTGGCTTCTAGAGGAGAACGGCTTCCTATCGCTTGCTCATCACGCCCAACCATTTGTTGCAACGTGCTAGCAATCTGAGTCACAGTATTCGCTTTCACCGCATAGATCGGCACTTCATATCCCTCTGCCATGCGTCTGAGATTGGCATGTTTTCTCAGATTTGCCCTGAGCGTCAAAATGGCGTCGGCTCGCTCTACTCCGCCCACCACTCGAATTGGTAGATTTAACTGCTCAATGGTTTGCTCCACTAAGCTCCGGCTCATCTGATAGGGATAGAGGGCGATCGCCTGCTCTGTCGTATCCTGTGCTAATGGAATGGTTTCCCGTTGCCAATCGGGTTGTGTCTGCACCATCGGATTAGTTTCTAACCGACTGGGAAAGGGCAGGACTCGTCTTGTGGGGGTAGGGCGTTTAAGGATAGGGGTTGAGGTGGGTTGAGTCCGTTGAACCGATTGCCTCCCTAAGGGCACTCGTGGCACCTCATGGGTGATCGTGATCTGCCCCTGTTCGCTAACACTTCGAGTTTGTACCGCCGGATGCTGTCCTCTCAAGAGGCGATCGACCGTTTCCATCACACTCTCATGCACTGTCCACTTTTGCCGTTCCTGCATCTCAACCGCAATCTCAAAGGTGGGAGGAGCCTTGCGTTCCAGCACACTCTTTTGAGAGCCGCGCCGACGCGCTTCATCATCTCCCAGCGTGACGGATTGAATCCCACCCACCAGATCTGAAAGGGTCGGGTTTTTGATCAGGTTCTCCAACTGATTGCCGTGAGCTGTTCCGACTAACTGTACGCCTCGTTCGGCGATCGTCCGTGCAGCTAAAGCCTCCAATTCAGTACCAATCTCATCAATCACAATCACTTCGGGCATGTGGTTTTCCACTGCCTCAATCATGACCTGGTGCTGCAACTCAGGACGTGCTACCTGCATTCGTCTGGCTCGCCCGATCGCTGGGTGCGGAATATCACCATCGCCCGCTATCTCATTGGAGGTGTCGATAATCACGACTCGCTTGTTGAGGTCATCGGCTAATACTCGTGCAATTTCTCGTAGAGCAGTCGTTTTACCCACCCCCGGACGACCGAGCATCAGAATCGATTGCCCAGTTTCGACCAGATCCCGAATCATGGCGATCGTTCCCTCAATGGCACGACCCACCCGACAGGTTAGCCCAATAATCTCTCCGGTACGGTTCCGGATCGCGCTAATCCGGTGCAGTGTTTGTTCAATGCCTGCCCGATTATCTGCCCCGAAATGACTGAGGCGATCCACACACGCTTGCAATTGCTCACGGGTTACAAGCTGCTCTGACAAATATTGAGCTTGGCTCGGAAACCGGGCTTCGGGCCGTCGTCCCAAGTCCAACACAACTTCGACTAATGTGTCTCGTTGTGGGTGTTGTGTTAACTGTTGCTGAATTTCCTGAGGCAGAATCTCCAACAACTTCTGGAGATCATCGGTGGTATGCATTTTATGCCAATAAAGAGGAAGGTAAACTGTGATGTGAAATGCGCTTTTACGAAGCCTTTATAGAACGATGAAGCGAGATAAATAAAGACTGAATATATTAATTGTGTTGAAATACTTCAGTTCACATCTATATCTCAAGACCAGAACTTATCTTATAGACCCAACTGTAGCGAACCTACTTCTAAAATACTGGATGAAAACCGACCGTTCTGGT
Proteins encoded in this window:
- a CDS encoding PAS domain S-box protein, coding for MAPSMNPVEVNLQPYLNERLPLDHNVLEGILNTNVAAIILVNTNGQITFVNDAAEKILGIPKSLITQRFYNASDWKITDIEGNPFPEAELPFVRVMTTGEAVSEIQHAIALDNGERRYLSINGSPLKDVFGTINQIVFSIINITDQVQSKKTQQEALEFYRQAFESSPAIKLLIDPVTAKIVDANPAAARFYGYPIDVLKQMKITDINQLPPQDVQASIAQTCSQKTYCWVFPHRLASGEIRQVEVHCSQLNLQDRELLYSVIHDISDRQQAENALQSQLKQEQLLEDVAQAIRRSLDLKVVLQTTVNQVQQLLGADRVVIYRPTTPNSIGSVVVESCSSDYPSLLGWEIGSSGIEQRRFIQPYQQGQSQALIDISKSDLDPAYMQLLEIFQVKSQLTIPIIQTTSQLLSNSSFLSNNVAVDSSEKHLPTRLMGTPATQIWGLLIVHHCASVHVWQDWEVNMLQRLEMQLAVAIQQAELYQHVQQLNADLESQVRQRTMQLQKSLNAEAVLRLITDKIHGTLSEAAILETAVQKLALALNLISCHASLYDLKTQTATVCYEYTDSGISLKGTVTSIEQYPEIYQFLLQGEPLQFCSSLFDAQSESFPVLCYPIVDDEQGALGDLKLLAPKERIFEPRDLQLVQQVAKQCAIALRQSRLYQTAQAQIQELEKLNRLKDDFLSTTSHELRTPLSNIKTSTELMRLYLAQSGQPIHPKIERCLTILREECDREITLINNLLLLQQLNAKTHPFIPSTLNLRDWIPQIVETFEEKFQHHQQICQVDIDANLPPMVTDLFMFNQIMSELLTNAHKFTPAGETIAIAARLKPECSNSQGARVEISVTNTGVEIAVGELLHVFDQFYRIPSNDPWKHGGTGVGLMLVKKLVQYMDGAIEVTSHAGQTCFTVELPLHARL
- a CDS encoding heavy metal-responsive transcriptional regulator, with protein sequence MLAQDELKRIGFVAQESGLPIKTIRYYDELGLLKTVGRTEGNYRLFNSDVLSRLRFIKRAQSLGLSLLEIKIFLAVHDQGNLPCDRIQEKLENKLDEIEQRIQQLQILKQELSELLSGWTTVSEPVSKSMEETICPILQR
- a CDS encoding R3H domain-containing nucleic acid-binding protein, with protein sequence MHTTDDLQKLLEILPQEIQQQLTQHPQRDTLVEVVLDLGRRPEARFPSQAQYLSEQLVTREQLQACVDRLSHFGADNRAGIEQTLHRISAIRNRTGEIIGLTCRVGRAIEGTIAMIRDLVETGQSILMLGRPGVGKTTALREIARVLADDLNKRVVIIDTSNEIAGDGDIPHPAIGRARRMQVARPELQHQVMIEAVENHMPEVIVIDEIGTELEALAARTIAERGVQLVGTAHGNQLENLIKNPTLSDLVGGIQSVTLGDDEARRRGSQKSVLERKAPPTFEIAVEMQERQKWTVHESVMETVDRLLRGQHPAVQTRSVSEQGQITITHEVPRVPLGRQSVQRTQPTSTPILKRPTPTRRVLPFPSRLETNPMVQTQPDWQRETIPLAQDTTEQAIALYPYQMSRSLVEQTIEQLNLPIRVVGGVERADAILTLRANLRKHANLRRMAEGYEVPIYAVKANTVTQIASTLQQMVGRDEQAIGSRSPLEASVPTPEWGKPAYNGDEDDEWDALEEARLAVEQVVIPKGQPVELLPRSAEVRKMQHEFVEHYRLKSTSVGTEPDCRLRIYPA